The DNA window GTACATGATCTGGAACCACAAGATCTGGCGGGCCTATCGGCCGAACGAGGGGTGGCTGCCGTACGGCGGTCCCAACCCGCACACCGACCACATCCACTTCAGCTTCGGCTGGCCTGGCGCGCGCCAGGAGACGACCTGGTGGACGCTGGGCGGTTCTCCGGGTGGTCCCGCGGAGAGTGTGAATGGCGACAAGTTCGACGACATGTTGGCGGTGACGGCGTCGGATGAGTTGCGGATGTATCCGGGGCGTGTGTCGGCGGAGTTTGGTCAGTCGGTGCGGATTGGTCCTGGGTGGTCGACGGAGTACAACCGGCTCGGTACCTCTGATGTGGATGGTGATGGGTTGGGCGACATTGTGGGGACGTCGGAGGACGGTGGGTTGCATTACTGGCACAACAACGGCACCGGCACCTCGTATTCGAAGTCGACGAATGTGGGTGCGGGGTGGAAGGCGTTCGAGTGGTTGACGTTCGTCGATCTGACTGGTGACAACAAGGCCGACATCGTGGCTCGTGATGGGGATCAGCTGTATTGGTGGCGTGGCGCGGGGAACGGTACGTACGGTCCCAAGCTCCATGTTGGTGCGGGGTGGGCGACGTTCCCGGAGTTCGGTGGTGGTGATGCCGATGGTGATGGTGATGGCGATCTGTGGGGCACCGATGAGGCGGGCAGGTTGTTCTTCTGGCGGGGTAATGGTGCGGGTGGGTTCGCTACCAAGATCGAGGCGGGGTCGGGGTGGAACGTGTTCGGTCCGTTCAACGTGATGGACATCAACGGTGACGGCAAGGCGGATCTGGTGGCTGCCAATGCCGCGGGTGATCTGTTCCGGTGGCTCGGTAAGGGTGACGGCAAGTTCAACGCTGCCGGTCCTCGGATCGGCTTCGGCTGGACCGACATCCGCATCGCCAGCTACTAAACCCAAGGGGAGGGACT is part of the Tenggerimyces flavus genome and encodes:
- a CDS encoding FG-GAP repeat domain-containing protein, producing the protein MLAALGTAAALAAALVIGPPAHAVPPTPTFPATIDAYAVSDDQTRCIDGERPGVADFRNLLEAEYGRADLGIHRPCAQGGTSEHKEGRALDYPFNVTNATQKAQADQLLAWLLATDQYGNKHALARRLGIMYMIWNHKIWRAYRPNEGWLPYGGPNPHTDHIHFSFGWPGARQETTWWTLGGSPGGPAESVNGDKFDDMLAVTASDELRMYPGRVSAEFGQSVRIGPGWSTEYNRLGTSDVDGDGLGDIVGTSEDGGLHYWHNNGTGTSYSKSTNVGAGWKAFEWLTFVDLTGDNKADIVARDGDQLYWWRGAGNGTYGPKLHVGAGWATFPEFGGGDADGDGDGDLWGTDEAGRLFFWRGNGAGGFATKIEAGSGWNVFGPFNVMDINGDGKADLVAANAAGDLFRWLGKGDGKFNAAGPRIGFGWTDIRIASY